One region of Quercus lobata isolate SW786 chromosome 2, ValleyOak3.0 Primary Assembly, whole genome shotgun sequence genomic DNA includes:
- the LOC115975623 gene encoding probable pectinesterase 53, which produces MLIPSSLLFSFSFNMSKIRHIFYFILLLLLLNLSQTLCHTKGIRPRNSAGKQLSKNVTQTQFSEQQFMKWVKFVGRLKHSVFKSAKNKLFPSYTLTVTKKPAAGDFTSIQDAIDSLPFINLVRVIIKVHAGVYTEKVNIPPLKSFITIEGAGADKTIVQWGDTAQTPGPRGKPMGTYASATFAVNSPYFIAKNITFKNTTPVPKPGAIGKQAVAFRISADTATFLGCRFLGAQDTLYDHLGRHYYKNCYIEGSVDFIFGNALSLFEGCHVHAVAQNMGALTAQGRSSLLDDTGFSFVNCKVTGSGALYLGRAWGPFSRVVFAYTYMDNIIIPKGWYNWGDPNREMTVFYGQYKCTGPGARFAGRVSWSRELTDEEAKPFLSLTFIDGSEWITL; this is translated from the exons ATGCTAATTCCCTCGTCACTCctattttcattctctttcaaTATGTCAAAAATAagacacattttttattttatacttcttcttcttttgttaaatttaagCCAAACATTATGTCACACCAAAGGAATTCGACCAAGGAATTCTGCAGGGAAGCAATTATCGAAGAATGTGACACAAACCCAATTCTCAGAACAGCAATTTATGAAGTGGGTGAAGTTTGTTGGCCGCCTCAAGCACTCGGTTTTCAAGAGTGCAAAGAATAAGCTATTCCCTTCTTACACTCTTACTGTGACTAAAAAGCCGGCTGCCGGAGATTTCACTTCAATTCAGGATGCCATTGATTCTTTACCATTCATCAACCTTGTGAGAGTGATCATTAAAGTCCATGCAGGAGTTTACAC GGAGAAAGTTAATATTCCTCCTTTGAAATCATTCATAACCATTGAAGGAGCAGGGGCAGATAAAACAATAGTTCAATGGGGAGACACAGCCCAAACACCTGGGCCAAGAGGGAAGCCCATGGGGACCTACGCTTCTGCAACTTTTGCTGTGAATTCCCCTTATTTCATTGCCAAGAACATCACATTTAAG AACACTACCCCAGTACCAAAACCAGGGGCAATTGGAAAACAGGCAGTGGCATTTAGAATATCAGCGGATACAGCAACATTCTTGGGGTGTAGATTTTTGGGAGCACAGGACACACTTTATGACCACTTGGGTAGGCACTATTACAAGAATTGTTACATTGAAGGTTCTGTGGACTTCATCTTTGGcaatgctctctctctttttgag GGATGTCACGTGCATGCAGTAGCACAGAATATGGGGGCCCTAACAGCACAAGGGAGGAGCAGTCTTTTAGATGACACGGGGTTCTCTTTTGTGAACTGTAAGGTCACGGGCTCAGGAGCACTCTACCTTGGGAGGGCATGGGGTCCTTTCTCTCGGGTCGTCTTTGCTTACACATATATGGACAACATTATCATTCCCAAAGGCTGGTATAATTGGGGTGACCCTAATCGTGAAAt GACTGTGTTTTATGGGCAATACAAGTGTACAGGACCGGGAGCAAGGTTTGCAGGGAGGGTATCATGGTCAAGGGAACTTACTGATGAGGAAGCCAAGCCTTTTCTTTCACTTACCTTCATTGATGGTTCCGAATGGAtcacattataa